Proteins encoded together in one Anaerolineae bacterium window:
- a CDS encoding tetratricopeptide repeat protein, whose protein sequence is MSTVSLREYLRQIDDLIERGHLDEAVAHCRYILQRFPKVLAVYRLLGKAYLEAQRYDEAADLFRRVLATVPDDLVAHVAMSAIAETKGDLDLAIAHMEQAFEADPSNAAVQEELRRLYGARDGVEPTRIRLTRGALARMYYLGQLYPQAIAELRAALSEDPDRPSLQLLLAKVYAAAGKFNEAAQTCSTLLRKLPHCLEANRLMAELLTKAGRAEEARTYRTRAQALDPYLAYVGERWPTPDAVPDEQVTLEMLDWVPEMVTEETSLTAPLFAGTLTALDQEEEKVPDWARELVEEHISPERALPEEGSPGEPPADAEKGGAAAEIPDWMREAGWESREAPLEEPPAAEEAEEELAPAEIPDWLQELKPPEAEAEEAGSDEASVEPELPWLREEMPGASETVVTWLEEHTRDTPAEAETPAPEADEELPEWLRGLEEPGASEPQAAASAPEEREGEVVEAAASQVGEEMPDWLQDLAAEEAMVAGQGETGQTAPRPAEEPATPEWLQELGMVDEGPAEAETEEPSAAEALAEEVVEEAAPAEAEVPEWLRALSAE, encoded by the coding sequence ATGAGCACCGTTTCTTTGCGCGAATACTTGCGGCAGATTGACGATTTGATCGAGCGGGGGCATCTGGACGAGGCCGTGGCCCATTGCCGGTATATTTTGCAGCGTTTCCCCAAGGTGTTGGCCGTGTACCGCCTGTTGGGGAAGGCCTATCTGGAGGCGCAGCGTTACGATGAGGCGGCCGATCTCTTTCGCCGGGTTTTGGCGACCGTCCCTGACGATCTGGTCGCCCATGTGGCGATGAGCGCCATTGCCGAGACCAAAGGCGATTTGGACCTGGCCATTGCTCACATGGAGCAGGCTTTTGAGGCGGATCCCTCCAACGCGGCCGTTCAGGAAGAGTTGCGCCGCCTTTACGGCGCCCGGGATGGCGTGGAGCCGACGCGCATCCGCCTGACCCGAGGAGCCCTGGCCCGCATGTACTACCTGGGCCAGTTGTACCCTCAGGCGATTGCCGAGTTGCGCGCGGCGTTGAGTGAAGACCCCGATCGCCCCAGCCTGCAACTCTTGCTGGCCAAGGTCTATGCGGCGGCCGGCAAGTTCAACGAAGCGGCCCAAACCTGTTCCACGCTCTTGCGCAAGTTGCCCCACTGCCTGGAAGCCAACCGCTTGATGGCCGAGTTGCTGACCAAAGCCGGTCGTGCCGAAGAGGCCCGCACCTACCGGACCCGTGCCCAGGCCCTGGACCCCTATCTGGCTTATGTGGGCGAGCGCTGGCCTACCCCGGACGCGGTACCGGACGAGCAGGTGACGCTGGAGATGTTGGATTGGGTGCCCGAAATGGTTACCGAGGAGACCTCGTTGACCGCTCCCTTGTTCGCCGGTACCCTGACGGCGCTTGACCAGGAAGAGGAAAAGGTGCCGGATTGGGCGCGGGAGTTGGTGGAGGAGCACATCTCGCCAGAACGGGCTTTGCCAGAGGAAGGCAGCCCTGGGGAACCCCCCGCTGATGCGGAGAAAGGGGGAGCCGCTGCGGAGATTCCCGATTGGATGCGCGAGGCCGGTTGGGAGAGCCGGGAGGCCCCCCTGGAGGAGCCGCCAGCGGCAGAGGAAGCGGAGGAGGAACTGGCTCCGGCCGAGATCCCCGATTGGTTGCAGGAACTCAAACCCCCTGAAGCCGAGGCGGAGGAGGCTGGGTCGGATGAGGCATCGGTTGAACCGGAGTTGCCCTGGTTGCGCGAAGAGATGCCTGGGGCCTCCGAGACCGTGGTGACCTGGCTGGAGGAGCATACCAGGGATACGCCGGCAGAGGCGGAAACGCCTGCTCCTGAAGCCGACGAGGAACTTCCCGAGTGGTTGCGTGGTTTGGAGGAGCCAGGGGCGAGCGAACCCCAGGCGGCCGCATCAGCGCCGGAAGAAAGGGAAGGCGAGGTTGTGGAGGCCGCTGCTTCCCAGGTCGGGGAAGAAATGCCCGACTGGCTGCAGGATCTGGCTGCGGAAGAAGCGATGGTGGCCGGGCAGGGCGAGACAGGGCAGACGGCTCCCCGCCCAGCGGAAGAGCCTGCCACGCCCGAGTGGCTGCAAGAATTGGGGATGGTCGATGAAGGCCCGGCGGAAGCCGAAACCGAAGAGCCCAGCGCAGCGGAGGCCCTGGCCGAAGAAGTGGTGGAAGAAGCGGCGCCTGCCGAGGCGGAGGTGCCGGAATGGCTGCGGGCGTTGAGCGCGGAAG
- a CDS encoding methionyl-tRNA formyltransferase encodes MSSEKPRVVFMGSPQFAVPTLRALAEHYPVVGVVTQPDRPAGRGRKVTPPPVKVVAQELGLPVMQPRRLRAPEAFEQLQAWAPDIIVVAAYGQILRPNVLALPRYGCINVHASLLPRWRGASPIQHAILAGDRETGVTIMLMDEGLDTGPILSQRAMPIEPEDTGATLSEKLARLGAALLLETLPEYLSGALQPRPQPEEGITYAPLLKKEDGRLDFQKPAEVLARQVRAFDPWPGTFVAPWRGGTLKVLWAEAVQEPSPGPGVRLVWQGFPAVGTSQGLLVLRRVQPAGKRPMAGDAFLRGARDWVPGVFAPAE; translated from the coding sequence ATGAGCAGCGAAAAACCGCGTGTGGTCTTCATGGGTTCGCCCCAGTTTGCCGTGCCCACCCTGCGGGCGTTGGCCGAGCATTACCCCGTGGTGGGGGTGGTCACTCAGCCGGACCGTCCTGCCGGTCGGGGAAGAAAGGTGACGCCTCCGCCGGTGAAGGTCGTTGCCCAGGAGTTGGGCCTGCCCGTGATGCAGCCGCGCCGCCTGCGCGCCCCTGAGGCCTTTGAGCAGTTGCAGGCCTGGGCGCCGGATATCATCGTGGTGGCCGCCTACGGGCAGATTTTGCGGCCCAATGTGCTGGCCCTGCCCCGGTACGGCTGCATCAATGTACACGCCTCGCTTCTTCCGCGCTGGCGGGGGGCTTCGCCCATCCAGCACGCCATTCTGGCAGGGGATCGGGAGACGGGGGTCACCATCATGCTCATGGACGAAGGGCTGGATACCGGCCCGATTCTCTCCCAACGGGCCATGCCCATTGAGCCCGAAGACACGGGGGCCACGCTGAGCGAGAAACTGGCCCGGTTGGGCGCGGCCCTGTTGCTGGAAACGCTGCCCGAATACCTCTCCGGCGCGTTGCAGCCCCGCCCTCAACCGGAGGAAGGCATCACCTATGCGCCTCTGCTGAAAAAAGAGGACGGGCGGTTGGATTTCCAGAAACCGGCGGAGGTTCTGGCCCGGCAGGTGCGCGCCTTTGACCCCTGGCCGGGGACCTTCGTCGCGCCCTGGCGCGGCGGAACGCTGAAGGTGCTCTGGGCTGAAGCGGTGCAGGAACCTTCGCCGGGCCCCGGCGTGCGGTTGGTGTGGCAGGGCTTCCCGGCGGTGGGCACCTCGCAGGGACTCCTGGTGTTGCGGCGGGTGCAGCCGGCGGGCAAGCGTCCCATGGCGGGCGATGCGTTCCTGCGCGGCGCGCGGGATTGGGTGCCCGGTGTCTTTGCCCCTGCGGAGTGA